Sequence from the Qipengyuania pelagi genome:
TCGGCCGCGCAGCGCGGGATGTCCACCAGTCGATAATGCGGCGCGATATGCTCCATGACGGCCCCGCGCCGCGACTGATCCATGAAAACGGTCGAGATGGCGGCGACCGGAGGCGTTTCGCCAGACGATTTCGCCACCACGCTCTCCCCGCCGAGGAATGCGCCCTTGCCGCGATGCGCGGCGCAGAACCGCCCGGACAGGCAATCGTAGATCCACCCGCTCTGTGCGACACCTTCGTCGGCGAGCGCGATCAGAATGCCGAACGGACCCGTTCCACCCGCGTAATTATTGGTCCCGTCGATCGGGTCGATGATCCAGCACGGGCCCGCCAGCAAATCGAGCACGGCGGCGTTCGCATGGGCGTTCTCTTCGCCGACGATGCCGATGCCGGGATTGAGTTTCGCCAGCCCCGTCGCCAACAGCTCCTCGGCTTCGCGGTCCGCGACGGTGACGACATCGTCCTTCGCCTTGTTCTCGATTTCGGAAGCGGAAAGCGACCGGAAATGCGGCAGGATCGCCTTGTCCGTCACCTCACGCATGAGCGCCAGGATCTCGCGGTCGATCACGCTCACGACCGGTAATCCGCGTTGATGGCGATATATCCATGCGTGAGGTCGCAGGTCCAGACCGTCGCGCGACCATCGCCCATGCCCAGCTCGACATCCACGCGGATGTCCCGGCCCTTGAGATGTTCGGCCACGGGACCCTCGTCATAGTCCGCCACGGGTTGCCCCTGGCGCGCGGCCCAGACCCCGCCGAAGCCGATCGACAACCGGTCGCGATCGGCGGGTTCGCCTGCCTTGCCCACCGCCATGACCACGCGACCCCAATTCGCGTCCTCGCCCGCGATCGCCGTCTTGACGAGCGGCGAGTTCGCAATTGCAAGGCCGATGCGGCGGGCGCTCTCGTCGCTCGTTGCGCCGGCGACCGCGATCTCGATGAATTTCTGCGCTCCTTCGCCATCGCGCACGACGAGATGGGCGAGGCGGCGGCAGACATCCGCGATTGCCGCATAGAGGGCGTCCGCACCCGCATCGTCCCAGGTCTCGATCATGGGATTCTCGGCCCTGCCAGTCGCGGCGAGGAGGACCGTGTCGCTGGTCGAGGTGTCGCCATCCACCGTGATACAGGAAAAGGTCTGCGCGTTCGCCCTGTCGAGCATCTCCTGGAGCAGGGAGGGCGCGATCCTGGCGTCAGTGAAGATATAGCCGAGCATGGTCGCCATGTCGGGCGCGATCATGCCGCTGCCCTTGATGATCCCGCAGATTTCGACGCGCGTTTCGCCCAGCATGGCCGCCGCGTGCGCCGCCTTGGCGAAGGTGTCGGTGGTGCCGATCGTATCGGTCGCCTCGCGCCAACCACAGGGGCTGGCGTTCAAGGCAGCTTCGACGCCCGCCCGCGCGCGGTCCTTGGGGAGGGGAACTCCGATCACACCGGTCGAGGACACGAAAACCTCGCTTTTCGGGCAAGCGAGTTGCGCCGCGACCTGTTCCGAGACCTGTTCCACCGCCTCGCGCCCGCGATAGCCGGTAAAGGCGTTGGAATTGCCTGCATTCACCACGATCGCCCGCGCGCGGCCCTGTCTCACATTCTCGCGCCCGATTTCGACCTCGCTCGAACAGCAGACATTCTTTGTGAATACACCGGCGATCGCGGTGCCGTCATCCAGTTCGACAAAGGTCAGGTCAGTCCGGTCCCAATCCTTGTACCGCGCCCGCGCCACGCGCACGGTAACGCCTGCGATCGGAGGCATTTCGGGAAAGGGTTCGGCCAAAGGCGATCGTTCGAGGTCCATCAGGGGGCGATAGGAAGTTTGCGCCGCGAGGTAAACGCGCTTCGGGGGTGGACGAGGGCCGCGGCAGTTTCTATTTGGGAGGCTCCATGCTTCGTCGCCTGCTCGCCTGTTTCGCCATTCTGACCGGCCTTGCCGCCGCGAATGCGCCTGCGCATGCGACGATCATCAGCGCGCTCGAAGCGCAGTTCGAGGATCAGCGCAAGGCCGACGATCCGGCGCGCAGTGCCGAAAGCGCCTGCGTCGAAAAGCAGCGCAAGCAGCGCCTGCGTGGGGAGCGGATCACGCCCTGCCGCGCACCGGAGACGGTTACCGTCTACGTGCCGACGATCCAGCTCGGTCCCGACCGCGCGCACGAATAGCGCGCCTGCGCCAGTTTCCGTTCCGCAGTAAGGCTCGCGGCCCGAAAGGGCGCGCGGGCATCTCCTTTATTCCGATACCCCGAGACCCACCATGCTCAAAGCCCTTACCAAGTCGCTCTTCGGCTCGTCCAACGATCGTTACGTCAAGTCGATGGACAAGATCGTCAATCAGATCAACGCGTTGGAGGAGCAAATTCAGGCTCTTTCCGATGAAGAGCTGCAAGCCCAGACCGACAAGTTCCGCGAGCAGCTGGAAAACGGCAAGACGCTCGACGACATCCTGCCCGAAGCGTTCGCCACCGTGCGCGAAGCATCCGTCCGTGTGCTCGGGATGCGGCATTTCGACGTGCAGATGGTCGGCGGGATCGTGCTTCATCGCGGCGAGATCGCCGAAATGCGTACGGGCGAGGGCAAGACGCTGGTCGCCACGCTCGCGACCTATCTCAACGCGATCGAGGGCAAGGGCGTCCACGTCGTCACCGTGAACGACTATCTGGCTCGGCGTGACGCGGAATGGATGGGCCAGCTGCACCGCTTCCTCGGGCTGACGGTCGGCGTGATCGTGCCGAACTTGAACGAGTTCGAGCGCCGCGATGCGTATAATTCGGACATCACCTACGGCACGAACAACGAGTTCGGCTTCGATTACCTGCGCGACAACATGAAGCACGATCGCAACCAGATGGTGCATCGTCCCTTCAATTACGCGATCGTCGACGAGGTCGATTCGATCCTGATCGACGAAGCGCGCACCCCGCTGATCATCTCCGGCCCGACCGAGGACAAGAGCGAACTCTATATCTCGGTGGACGCGATCGTGAAGGATCTCGATCCCGAATGGTACGAGGCGGACGAGAAGACCAAGAACATCAGCTGGACCGAGGAAGGGACCGACGCGATCGAGGCGAAGCTGGCCGAAGCGGGCCTGCTCGAAACCGAGAACCTCTACGATGTCGAGAACACGCAGGTCGTCCACCACCTCGACCAGGCCCTGCGCGCGAACATCATGTTCAAGAAGGATACCGACTACATCGTCAAGGACGACAAGATCGTGATCATCGACGAGTTCACCGGCCGCATGATGGACGGGCGCCGCTGGTCGAACGGGCTGCACCAGGCGGTCGAGGCCAAGGAAGGCGTCAAGATCGAGCCGGAGAACCAGACGCTCGCCTCGATCACCTTCCAGAACTATTTCCGCATGTATCCCAAGCTGTCCGGCATGACCGGCACCGCCGCCACCGAGGCGAGCGAGTTCTGGGACATCTACAAATTGAACGTCGCCGAAATCCCGACCCACCGCGAGGTCGCGCGGATCGACGAGGACGACCAGTTCTACAAGAACACGATGGACAAGTTCGCGGCCATCGCGAAGGCGATCAAGGAGAAGAACGAGCTGGGCCAGCCGGTCCTGGTCGGCACGGTCTCGATCGAGAAGTCGGAGCTCCTGAGCCAGTTCCTCGAAAAGGAAGGCGTCAAGCACGAGGTCCTCAACGCACGCCAGCACGAGCGCGAGGCGCATATCGTGGCGCAGGCGGGCCGCATCGGCGCAGTCACCATCGCGACCAACATGGCCGGTCGCGGCACCGACATCCAGCTGGGCGGCAATCTCGAATTCCGCACCGAGGACGAGCTGGCCGACATGCCCGAAGGCCCCGAGCGCGACGCTGCCATCGCCCGCATCAAGCAGGAGATCGCGGAGGAGAAGCAGCGCGTGAAGGATGCTGGCGGTCTGTTCGTGCTCGGCACCGAACGCCACGAATCCCGCCGGATCGACAACCAGTTGCGCGGTCGTTCGGGTCGCCAGGGCGATCCCGGTCTGTCGCGCTTCTACCTCTGCCTCGAAGACGACCTGTTGCGCATTTTCGGACCCGACACGCTGTTCTCGCGCATGATGAACAGCAATCTGGAGGATGGCGAGGCGATCGGGTCGAAATGGCTTTCGAAGGCCATCGAAACCGCCCAGAAAAAGGTCGAGGCGCGCAATTACGAGATGCGCAAGCAGGTCGTCCAATACGACGACGTGATGAACGACCAGCGCAAGGTCATCTACGAGCAGCGCGCCGAGATCATGGACAGCGAGGCGGTGGACGATGTCGTGATCGACATGCGGCATGACACGATCAACAATATCGTCGGCGAAGCCTGCCCGCCGGGATCCTATCCCGAGCAGTGGGACGTCGCGCGCCTGAAGGAGCGGGTCGAGGAAGTGCTCGGCCTGACGCCCCCGATCGACGCCTGGCTGGAAGAGGATGCGGTCGAGCCCGAGATCATCGAGGAACGGCTGCAACAGGCTGCCGACGGGAAGATGGAAGCCAAGATTGCGCGTGTCGATCCGACGATGTGGCGCAATGTCGAAAAGAGCTTGCTTCTGCAATCGCTCGACCATCACTGGAAGGAACACCTCTCCACGCTCGACGCGCTGCGTCAGGTGGTGTGGCTGCGCGCGCACGCGCAGAAACAGCCGATCAACGAATACAAGCAGGAAGCCTTCAGCCTGTTCGAACATATGCTCGACACGCTGCGGGAGGACACCACGTCCAAGCTCATCAAGCTCGACGTGCGCGAGCCCGAACCGATGCCGGCCGCGAGCCTGCCCGAACTGCCCGATTTCCTCACCGGCCATATCGAGCCGCTGTCGGGCATCGACAATTCCGACGATGGCGACGGATCGGAACGCCGCGCGGCACTGTTCGGATCGCTTGCGGGCAGCCCGCAGGCCGCCGCCGGACCGGGTGGCGTCTCGGACAACCCCTATGCGGGCAAGGAGATCAGCCGCAACGCCCCGTGCCCGTGCGGGTCGGGCAATAAATACAAGCATTGCCACGGCGCGATCGGCGCCCGCGCGTGATCGCAGGCGGTTCTGTGGCGGCCCTCACCTAGATGGTCTGGCTCGTCCTCGCCTTCTTCGCGACCGCGCTTCTCTACGCCTCGGTCGGGTTCGGCGGGGGATCGACATATAGCGCGCTGCTGGCTCTGGGCGGGCTCGATTACCGAGTTCTTCCTCTCGTGAGCCTCGCCTGCAACATCGTCGTCGTGGCAGGCAGCACCGTGCGCTTCTCGCGGGCGGGTATCCTGCCGTGGCGGCGCGCCTTGCTCCTGACCGCGCTTGCCGCGCCTGCTGCACTGATCGGCGGATTGACCCCGATCGGCGAGCGCAATTTCCTGCTTCTGCTGGGCGCCAGCCTCGTGCTGACAGGCGTGACCCTGCTGATTCCAGTCGCTCGATCGAGTGAGGCGCGGGCGACAAGTGCCGCGAGGTTCGCGCCATTCGCCGCGCCGCCCTTGGGTTATCTGGCCGGGCTGGTCGGCATTGGCGGAGGGATCTTCCTCGCGCCCCTGCTCCACCTCGTGCGCTGGGCCGAGGCGAAGAGCATCGCGGCGACGGCGGCGCTGTTCATCCTCGTCAATTCGCTCTTCGGACTGGTCGGCCAGATACTGAAGGGCGGGGAGGGACGGTTCGAAGCGGCGATCGGATTCGGCCTGCCGCTATTGGTCGCGGTCGCGATAGGGGGGCAGATCGGCAGCTATCTGGTGGTGAAATTCCTGCCGCAACGCTGGATTCGCTGGATGACGGCCGGACTGACCCTCTTCGTCGGGGTTCGACTGGTTCTCGATCACATCTGAGAGAAAATCCGCATCCGCAATGCGGCGGCGCCAGCGCTGTCTGACTAAAACGACAGCTGGCGAAAAGTGG
This genomic interval carries:
- the secA gene encoding preprotein translocase subunit SecA; amino-acid sequence: MLKALTKSLFGSSNDRYVKSMDKIVNQINALEEQIQALSDEELQAQTDKFREQLENGKTLDDILPEAFATVREASVRVLGMRHFDVQMVGGIVLHRGEIAEMRTGEGKTLVATLATYLNAIEGKGVHVVTVNDYLARRDAEWMGQLHRFLGLTVGVIVPNLNEFERRDAYNSDITYGTNNEFGFDYLRDNMKHDRNQMVHRPFNYAIVDEVDSILIDEARTPLIISGPTEDKSELYISVDAIVKDLDPEWYEADEKTKNISWTEEGTDAIEAKLAEAGLLETENLYDVENTQVVHHLDQALRANIMFKKDTDYIVKDDKIVIIDEFTGRMMDGRRWSNGLHQAVEAKEGVKIEPENQTLASITFQNYFRMYPKLSGMTGTAATEASEFWDIYKLNVAEIPTHREVARIDEDDQFYKNTMDKFAAIAKAIKEKNELGQPVLVGTVSIEKSELLSQFLEKEGVKHEVLNARQHEREAHIVAQAGRIGAVTIATNMAGRGTDIQLGGNLEFRTEDELADMPEGPERDAAIARIKQEIAEEKQRVKDAGGLFVLGTERHESRRIDNQLRGRSGRQGDPGLSRFYLCLEDDLLRIFGPDTLFSRMMNSNLEDGEAIGSKWLSKAIETAQKKVEARNYEMRKQVVQYDDVMNDQRKVIYEQRAEIMDSEAVDDVVIDMRHDTINNIVGEACPPGSYPEQWDVARLKERVEEVLGLTPPIDAWLEEDAVEPEIIEERLQQAADGKMEAKIARVDPTMWRNVEKSLLLQSLDHHWKEHLSTLDALRQVVWLRAHAQKQPINEYKQEAFSLFEHMLDTLREDTTSKLIKLDVREPEPMPAASLPELPDFLTGHIEPLSGIDNSDDGDGSERRAALFGSLAGSPQAAAGPGGVSDNPYAGKEISRNAPCPCGSGNKYKHCHGAIGARA
- a CDS encoding inositol monophosphatase family protein, which produces MSVIDREILALMREVTDKAILPHFRSLSASEIENKAKDDVVTVADREAEELLATGLAKLNPGIGIVGEENAHANAAVLDLLAGPCWIIDPIDGTNNYAGGTGPFGILIALADEGVAQSGWIYDCLSGRFCAAHRGKGAFLGGESVVAKSSGETPPVAAISTVFMDQSRRGAVMEHIAPHYRLVDIPRCAAEQYPRLALGENDVSIFERTIAWDHAAGALWLNEAGGKCARPDGSPYRVDEKDRTGLIGAASPALWDDLAARYAMFDA
- the argJ gene encoding bifunctional glutamate N-acetyltransferase/amino-acid acetyltransferase ArgJ codes for the protein MDLERSPLAEPFPEMPPIAGVTVRVARARYKDWDRTDLTFVELDDGTAIAGVFTKNVCCSSEVEIGRENVRQGRARAIVVNAGNSNAFTGYRGREAVEQVSEQVAAQLACPKSEVFVSSTGVIGVPLPKDRARAGVEAALNASPCGWREATDTIGTTDTFAKAAHAAAMLGETRVEICGIIKGSGMIAPDMATMLGYIFTDARIAPSLLQEMLDRANAQTFSCITVDGDTSTSDTVLLAATGRAENPMIETWDDAGADALYAAIADVCRRLAHLVVRDGEGAQKFIEIAVAGATSDESARRIGLAIANSPLVKTAIAGEDANWGRVVMAVGKAGEPADRDRLSIGFGGVWAARQGQPVADYDEGPVAEHLKGRDIRVDVELGMGDGRATVWTCDLTHGYIAINADYRS
- a CDS encoding sulfite exporter TauE/SafE family protein, whose amino-acid sequence is MVWLVLAFFATALLYASVGFGGGSTYSALLALGGLDYRVLPLVSLACNIVVVAGSTVRFSRAGILPWRRALLLTALAAPAALIGGLTPIGERNFLLLLGASLVLTGVTLLIPVARSSEARATSAARFAPFAAPPLGYLAGLVGIGGGIFLAPLLHLVRWAEAKSIAATAALFILVNSLFGLVGQILKGGEGRFEAAIGFGLPLLVAVAIGGQIGSYLVVKFLPQRWIRWMTAGLTLFVGVRLVLDHI